Proteins from a genomic interval of Desulfovibrio desulfuricans DSM 642:
- a CDS encoding class I SAM-dependent methyltransferase: MFKLLPHLNITYEFDGRVNFVWLPQKTQLQIPATTKNCFFELRLGYPFDDPLKKALISNQSGNFDDFELAIHKGWQSYFIPLSENSKEQMLTISFSHSLECKGDSRFLGAMLSYWAITDNIERVEEIASINEIISHAVNLRDEEDTTETWVSTLHGLVTHEQDQFYQKKALPPINIDQNDVLQSLSVDCKREILLSNNIKRGSSVLEIGCGKGTLGFLSQNDIKLTAIDLSIENCRVALKRGYTSCLTASAEQIPFPDDSFDYVVSADVFGHIPVEKKRNCLEEISRVLKSNGTTIHFIETDKFDPTVLSPSDYARMVLVDGHIGIEPLDHTIKLFSSYFSVISSQLIGNSFMSAKHWLRAHDLYGDNLPGELVSFLQNASAEEFAAFNLGSGISFWRSLQAGMKTMCSGGMLFIICKKTDGKVKMS; this comes from the coding sequence ATGTTCAAGCTATTACCGCATTTAAATATCACTTATGAATTCGATGGAAGAGTAAATTTTGTTTGGCTTCCCCAAAAAACACAATTACAAATACCGGCAACAACAAAAAATTGTTTTTTTGAATTGCGATTGGGTTACCCCTTTGATGATCCATTGAAGAAAGCACTCATATCTAACCAATCAGGAAACTTTGACGACTTTGAGTTAGCAATACACAAAGGATGGCAAAGTTATTTTATTCCACTGTCGGAAAATAGCAAAGAACAAATGCTTACCATATCTTTTTCGCATAGTTTGGAATGTAAAGGAGATTCAAGATTTTTAGGAGCAATGCTCTCATATTGGGCAATAACAGACAACATCGAGAGAGTTGAAGAAATAGCCTCAATCAATGAAATTATTTCACATGCAGTAAACCTTCGCGATGAAGAGGATACAACTGAAACGTGGGTTTCCACCCTGCATGGATTAGTAACACATGAACAAGATCAATTTTACCAAAAAAAGGCACTCCCTCCAATCAACATTGACCAAAATGATGTTTTACAGTCTTTAAGTGTCGATTGTAAGCGTGAAATATTATTATCAAACAACATTAAAAGAGGTTCGTCTGTTCTGGAAATCGGCTGCGGTAAAGGGACGCTGGGATTTCTATCTCAAAACGATATAAAACTTACAGCCATCGACCTGTCTATAGAAAACTGCAGAGTAGCCCTCAAGCGCGGATACACCTCTTGCCTGACCGCATCTGCAGAGCAAATTCCCTTTCCGGATGACAGCTTCGACTATGTAGTTTCTGCTGATGTATTTGGACACATCCCTGTTGAAAAAAAACGAAATTGCCTTGAAGAGATTTCAAGAGTATTGAAAAGCAATGGAACAACGATTCATTTTATTGAAACAGACAAGTTTGACCCCACAGTACTCTCTCCTTCTGACTACGCGAGAATGGTACTTGTTGATGGGCATATAGGTATTGAACCGTTAGATCACACAATTAAACTCTTTTCGTCATATTTTTCTGTAATTAGCTCTCAGCTCATAGGAAATAGTTTTATGTCAGCTAAGCATTGGCTGCGAGCCCATGATTTATATGGAGACAACCTGCCAGGAGAACTCGTTTCTTTCCTGCAAAATGCTAGCGCCGAAGAATTTGCAGCATTTAACCTCGGAAGCGGGATATCATTCTGGCGCTCGCTACAAGCAGGCATGAAAACAATGTGCTCGGGGGGAATGCTGTTTATTATATGCAAGAAAACTGATGGGAAAGTAAAAATGTCATAA
- a CDS encoding radical SAM protein, which yields MKYAEYQYIDIIYSTDNPGVLEVASPDGNIVFSADILPGLSNFLALRIPQNISFETCTINSTGNLKIFDMKVRKNFFDFFNFKQKYNTETICSDLQYQECTNKIRSGITFFVTYKCTYKCPFCWQRAETTSYAAQKNIDFDPAKLAQTFNRLLPAFIYFTGGEPTLYKHLFPMISMLDPQIKCRITSNLGPSFDVDKFISRIDPDRFEMLMFSYHPSETTKAQFLEKIDKLILNGFTKILVESVLYSSDIPSLLEIKDDLETRNIIRRYDTCCLPNGKQHVLSDKAKEMTQELQDIGMQEQADNSMALQQSGNMFANKQSLILCPAGHKNFHIDPAGDVYPCMSALDRSKLFGKWALPHYQPIGNIQDPNFDYLSEPIICWEAFRCSACDYEALQSGWRYLDEAHPPLPE from the coding sequence ATGAAATACGCTGAATACCAATACATTGATATTATATATTCGACCGACAATCCCGGAGTATTAGAGGTTGCCTCTCCAGACGGAAATATTGTTTTTTCAGCCGACATATTGCCAGGCCTCAGTAATTTTTTGGCCCTCAGAATCCCTCAAAATATTTCTTTCGAGACTTGCACAATAAATAGCACTGGCAACTTAAAAATTTTTGATATGAAGGTTCGGAAAAATTTTTTTGATTTTTTTAATTTCAAACAGAAATATAACACCGAAACAATATGTAGCGACCTGCAATATCAAGAATGCACAAATAAAATACGAAGTGGTATTACTTTCTTCGTAACCTATAAGTGCACATACAAATGCCCTTTTTGTTGGCAACGCGCAGAAACTACCAGCTATGCAGCCCAGAAAAATATAGACTTTGATCCGGCTAAGCTTGCACAAACATTTAACAGACTGCTGCCCGCATTTATCTATTTTACCGGGGGCGAGCCAACTTTGTACAAGCATCTTTTCCCTATGATCAGTATGCTTGACCCTCAAATCAAATGCAGAATAACAAGCAATCTTGGCCCCTCATTTGATGTGGACAAATTCATATCACGTATTGATCCAGACCGATTTGAAATGCTGATGTTTAGTTATCACCCGTCAGAAACAACAAAGGCTCAGTTTCTTGAAAAAATAGATAAACTAATTTTGAATGGATTTACCAAAATACTCGTTGAATCGGTGCTTTATTCGAGCGACATCCCAAGCCTGCTTGAGATCAAAGATGACCTGGAAACCCGCAACATAATCAGACGCTACGACACATGCTGTTTGCCAAATGGCAAACAGCATGTCCTGTCGGACAAAGCGAAAGAGATGACTCAAGAACTGCAAGACATCGGCATGCAGGAACAAGCGGATAACAGCATGGCTTTGCAGCAATCTGGAAATATGTTTGCAAACAAACAGTCATTAATACTGTGCCCCGCTGGTCATAAAAATTTCCATATAGATCCGGCTGGGGATGTCTACCCTTGCATGAGTGCCCTTGACCGCTCTAAACTTTTTGGGAAATGGGCATTACCTCATTACCAACCAATCGGCAACATTCAAGATCCCAATTTTGACTACCTTTCAGAACCAATTATTTGTTGGGAGGCATTCCGCTGCTCGGCATGTGACTATGAAGCTCTTCAATCAGGATGGCGGTACCTTGATGAAGCCCATCCCCCTTTGCCAGAATAG
- a CDS encoding TylF/MycF/NovP-related O-methyltransferase produces MNSTTENAYSLFSGTYNKEFDKEDVFFWTKRQFSLCIPRNYSGMIFEVHSLENMEITIIRPSGKQDKFFVSNRWSRCGILFDDNEDFLLFSCSNTVFAAGDERELGICIKNIVLSSEREKVKSAKFENLKNFGNESYAIAWPMTIDHIAETSIQDWPETMDYTRYRSFELHLQHVSQNKIPGVAAEVGVYLAGTAAIINRYLPDKNIYLYDTFQGFDMRDVEIELSNSDVSIEHLDTLDYCNASKKVDDPVAACLERMPNKDKVIIRKGYFPETAATDLDLTFSFVSIDCDLYKPILDCLDFFYPRLNSGGYIFIHDYNSETLFGARRALQEFEAKLSMSNPPKKIVKFYLTDRYGSVIISK; encoded by the coding sequence ATGAACTCTACCACAGAGAACGCTTATTCTTTATTTTCAGGTACTTACAACAAAGAATTTGATAAAGAAGATGTATTTTTTTGGACAAAAAGACAATTTTCTTTATGTATTCCTCGAAATTATAGTGGAATGATCTTTGAGGTTCATTCACTTGAGAATATGGAAATAACAATAATCAGACCGTCTGGGAAGCAAGATAAATTTTTTGTTTCAAATCGATGGTCAAGATGTGGCATTCTATTTGACGATAATGAAGATTTTTTACTCTTTTCCTGTTCTAATACTGTTTTCGCGGCTGGCGATGAAAGAGAATTAGGCATTTGTATTAAAAACATCGTGCTCAGTTCGGAGCGTGAGAAAGTCAAAAGTGCAAAATTTGAAAATTTGAAAAATTTTGGCAATGAAAGCTATGCAATTGCATGGCCAATGACGATAGACCATATTGCTGAAACTTCGATTCAAGATTGGCCCGAGACAATGGACTATACACGATATAGGTCTTTTGAACTACATCTTCAACACGTCTCACAAAATAAAATTCCTGGAGTCGCTGCTGAAGTTGGAGTATATTTAGCTGGTACTGCTGCAATAATTAATAGATACCTTCCAGATAAAAATATTTATCTATATGATACCTTTCAGGGTTTTGACATGCGCGACGTGGAGATAGAGTTAAGCAACAGTGATGTATCAATTGAACACCTCGATACATTGGATTACTGTAATGCATCCAAGAAAGTAGACGATCCTGTTGCCGCATGCCTAGAAAGAATGCCAAACAAAGATAAAGTAATTATTAGAAAGGGGTATTTTCCAGAAACAGCTGCAACTGATCTTGATTTAACATTTTCATTTGTCTCAATTGACTGTGATCTGTACAAACCAATACTTGATTGTCTTGATTTTTTTTATCCTAGACTGAATTCTGGGGGATATATATTTATACATGATTACAATTCTGAAACGTTATTTGGTGCAAGGAGAGCTTTACAAGAGTTTGAGGCAAAACTATCAATGTCTAATCCTCCAAAAAAGATTGTTAAATTTTATTTAACTGACAGGTATGGAAGTGTAATTATATCAAAATAG